The Desulfitobacterium chlororespirans DSM 11544 genome has a window encoding:
- a CDS encoding C4-dicarboxylate ABC transporter, which translates to MLEHHPIKYLAPAWFAVIMGTGGLANILFLWQDSFPLGHLFSIILAALVGLLYFCVLVPWVLRWFKYFPYAYRDLNHPLVGNFFVTMPVGTAILGTNIYLIWSKYLSEPLTFSLIFTFWTIAIIGVTFFTFYTTFRMMRAEETPRPEMVNFSWIMAPIANMAVSLIGNPVLELTMKLHPSWSVSVLLINTALFGIGFFLFIFMSAIVFVRLANHPLPPAETIPSFGIFLSAVGLAVSAIIDTSKNAQELGLLASTDLANLIAAVIWGFGIWIVGIIAIISVHQLRKGGIPFSMGWWAYIFPLAAYTICSQKISAAFVTPLASGYTAFLTVLLVLLWVYTFANTVRGAVSGRLFVGTPIAENPQREKRPLDGKTDYGQSALPLK; encoded by the coding sequence GTGCTTGAACACCATCCGATTAAATATTTAGCTCCTGCCTGGTTTGCAGTAATCATGGGTACAGGAGGTCTGGCCAATATACTTTTTCTATGGCAGGATTCATTTCCGTTGGGGCATCTTTTCAGTATAATATTAGCTGCTTTAGTAGGTCTGCTCTATTTCTGTGTGCTTGTACCCTGGGTGCTCCGTTGGTTTAAGTATTTCCCTTACGCTTACCGTGATTTGAATCATCCTTTGGTAGGAAACTTTTTTGTGACCATGCCTGTAGGTACGGCAATTTTGGGAACCAATATCTATCTCATCTGGAGCAAGTATCTTAGTGAGCCCCTGACCTTTTCCTTGATTTTCACCTTTTGGACTATTGCTATTATCGGGGTTACTTTCTTTACCTTTTACACCACCTTTAGAATGATGCGGGCGGAAGAGACACCCAGGCCGGAGATGGTTAATTTTTCTTGGATTATGGCTCCTATAGCCAATATGGCCGTTTCCCTGATTGGTAATCCTGTGCTGGAGCTTACCATGAAGCTTCATCCTTCCTGGAGTGTATCTGTTCTCCTTATCAATACAGCCTTATTCGGGATCGGCTTTTTCCTTTTTATCTTTATGAGCGCTATTGTTTTCGTCCGTTTGGCCAATCATCCACTTCCCCCTGCAGAGACCATACCCTCTTTCGGAATTTTTCTCAGTGCAGTAGGGCTGGCGGTCAGCGCGATTATTGATACTTCAAAGAATGCTCAAGAGCTGGGGCTTTTAGCTTCCACGGATCTGGCCAACCTTATTGCTGCGGTCATATGGGGGTTTGGTATTTGGATCGTAGGCATTATTGCAATTATCAGTGTACATCAGCTTCGCAAAGGCGGGATTCCCTTTAGTATGGGCTGGTGGGCCTATATCTTCCCCTTGGCAGCCTACACTATATGCAGTCAGAAGATCTCTGCTGCATTTGTCACTCCACTTGCTTCAGGTTATACAGCTTTTTTGACGGTTCTCCTTGTTCTGCTTTGGGTGTATACATTTGCGAATACAGTTCGTGGTGCAGTCAGCGGAAGACTTTTTGTTGGAACTCCTATTGCGGAGAACCCACAAAGAGAAAAGCGTCCTTTGGACGGTAAGACTGATTATGGTCAATCAGCCTTGCCTTTAAAATAA